The nucleotide sequence ggggggggggggggaggttgccaGTACATAGGCAGAATTATACTGTGCTAGAATGTGAGCAGGGAAGGGGACAGGTAAGGTGTCAGTCACAGAGGCTAGGAGACTTTagggtatattgcagggagagttgccACCTGTGCACttcagaaatgctggtgttggtACGAAGGATCTGGATGACAAAAGCCATGAAGCAGTCACTGAACTGTAGCACATCATGTTGGGCAGCCatacatgcggacagacagcttgttagctgtcacacaaagaaagcagcacagtagttgcagcttagtttgtagatcacatgactgctttcatagatagtcctgcctttgatgggatagatgtgTCGTTGAcctggaagtggggggggggggggggagaatccataggacaggtcttgcatctaggtctattgcagagaGATGAGGCAAGGGACTGGGAAGAGAGGTGGAGTACACACGGACAAGGACACTGCACATGTTCAGTGGGTGATGGAATATCACTGTggtacatttctcatttcagggcattacAAGAGGTATTTCAAACCCTGGCAGATAATGTGATTCCATTGCTTTGGTCTTGGATAGTGCTAAGGAAAGGAGGGCTCCTTGTGGCTGTACAGTGGGTATGTGGGAGGTGGTAGATGACTGGAGAGACAAGACATGGAAGAAATGTTTCTGAACAatgttgggagggtaatttcagtATGTGAAGGTATTGGTGAGACCCTCAGTAATTTGGATAGGACTGGtcctcactgcagatgcaatggccacaggtggctaggctgttcCCACTCCAGCGCTACACAGCTTTCTATTTCGCCAGCACACCCACAATCTCTTTCCCCTTCTCTACTTTTCTCCTATCTCCCCCACCACCAAACAGCCCTACACGGTCTCCACCACATACCTGCATGCTCCCAAAAGCAGCACTATACCAGATTGCTGTTCCTGCCAGGTGCAGTAGCAGTCTGGCCACGGGGCTGGAGACAATAGTCGtatgtgttttctatttcagaaggtgttttggctgaaagctcaaatgtatagcaaacttttcattgtgcctgtctgcaactctatgtctcctctatatggtaagcagcaatctatccttttcataatattgttgttattccacctTGTACTTTCCACATTTTAAACGTATATAAAAATACACATTCAATAGTTGGCaacaacatttaaaacataacattAAGTGAGAGAGTGTTTGTATTCTTAGTGCTGTCACACTGAAAATTCAAATAACAGAAAGCCAAACAACAGTTCTGTAGAGCAGCATCTACAAACTCTACAAGTAGAATTTctaattatcatcaaattatagAGAAATTTATCATGAAAATAGTCTTTTTAACAACATGCAATTCTTCAACAATGATCATCTGACACAAAAAGGAACCACTGTATTTGTTCACTGCTTGTTGCTAGATTAATTACTTTTTTTAAGTGACATTTCTGTATTTAGATTGTTTAAATTTGTTAAATTAACACTACATGCCATGTGAGGACTTGAACCAATACTGTCGTTCATGGGTAATGCTCTTCCAAAATAGTCCCCTGAAAATACCTCAGAGACAGATTCAAAGTTTCAATCTGCCCGAAATCCTCGAGTGCACTTTCATAAGCTCAGTTGGAAGAACACTGCCTGCAAAAGACAGGGACACAAGTATATAGCCAGGTGTGTGTTTTCCTTTACTATGGTACTGCAATTCCTGAGCTTATAATTGATAGTGCAGTTTCACTTGCCATGCTGAAGTAAGTTTACGTTCAACAATGTCAGTGGTTTTGCTTTCCATGGGGTTGGAAATTCTTATACATGTCAGGTTTCTCCATACACACCTCAGCTGTCCTATTTGTGGCACAAACTAAATGTGTACAGTTTCTAACAACACAATGACAATATATGCTTACACACTGTAGTCTTTTTTAAAATCTATGACTGACAAATACAGCAtacaaaaaaagttaattaataACTAAAACAGAAAAGGCTTTGCTTTACTCAAAAGTTGTGTAAACAATTGACAGTCTCCTTGTAATTGTGTAAGGCGACTACAGGATCAATGAAAATTAAATTCTAAATTCAACTGTAATCATTACTTTACATATGATGCTGCTATAAGGTGTAACGGCTTGACTCACTGTGACACACATACAAATTAAGTTCCACTTGTACTTCGTAAATAGAATCTTCTTCTATTGATTTTGTACCTTTTACTGACTTAACACAAGAACACTGTATCCTGAGGCACTCAGTATGTGAACACAATAGATTTTATTATACCTTCCCTAACAGAATCAATGTCAGGTCCTACACAAAAATTAAATAGCACTGAACCACACACAATGCGTCTATCACCTGTCCCCATTGGGTACCTTCCCATTTTGTTGAGGACAACCCCAACTCTGTAAATTTTATTCCTCTGAATATACACTGGGCGGTCAAATGTAATTTCAACAAGTGAGGCATAAGAAACTCGTGAAGTGACATGCGTGTAAGTCAGTCGACTGCCATCGGAATCGAGAAGGTGTGCGTAAATGACCTCTGTGTAAGATTCGTGCAACTGTGGACCATCATATCGGAATGGTGGCGGTGGTGGACATATCTGTGTAGGAACCTGCCAACAAAACAAGGAATTGTAATTTACAAATTtagtttttcagtaattttgaCAATTAAAAGAACTATACACAGTGTGAGTAAAAATGAATCCCAAGTACCTGAACTCCGAGCACACAGATATTTCTGTCGACAGTGAAGGATACTGAGCAGTCCAGATTGCTGGTATTGTAGCCATGTGGCTGAGGTGAAATATTTCGTAAGCAATAGTATTTCTGACCTTCTCGGGCTTCTCCTGGAAGCTGAATAATGTGCTTATCTTCACCTGCTGGTCGTTTCCTTGGTACACTGCATGTGGAAAAGCTTTCAGGAAGAGTAACTTTTGTTGCTGTTTTAGAAGATATATTCATTAGAATGGCGAAACTTTCATCTTTAGTTAGAAGGGGTGAAAGTGCTGGGCCTTCCGCAAATTCTGCTGGGGTAAGTGTTAAAAGCCGTATTTTTCCAATAGCAGAACCGAGCACACTTCGCATGGATTTGATATCAACACCTGAAAATGGAGGACAATGATAGTTAATCTGATGCACAGCGCAAGCTTACTGCATGATACTGTAATTGTTGAGTAGATACAAATACAGATACCAAAACAAATCTTTATAC is from Schistocerca cancellata isolate TAMUIC-IGC-003103 chromosome 6, iqSchCanc2.1, whole genome shotgun sequence and encodes:
- the LOC126190856 gene encoding BTB/POZ domain-containing protein 6-like isoform X1, with amino-acid sequence MSAGIQDKPAAQAVGNTCDWQIRRQKVSERGKFLLETAQWSDCQFVVGTEPHQQLFSVHKLFLAMSSPVFEAMFFGGMPEKDEPIPILDVQPEAFKALLEYIYTDEINLQSFDQACELCYVAKKYMIPHVVEECTKYLWGDLFPKNACRAYEFARLFEEPVLMDKCLRIICSETEAVLREGSFEDIEVSTLETILDQEELSINSELELFEAVQRWAAAECSRRGVDIKSMRSVLGSAIGKIRLLTLTPAEFAEGPALSPLLTKDESFAILMNISSKTATKVTLPESFSTCSVPRKRPAGEDKHIIQLPGEAREGQKYYCLRNISPQPHGYNTSNLDCSVSFTVDRNICVLGVQVPTQICPPPPPFRYDGPQLHESYTEVIYAHLLDSDGSRLTYTHVTSRVSYASLVEITFDRPVYIQRNKIYRVGVVLNKMGRYPMGTGDRRIVCGSVLFNFCVGPDIDSVREGIIKSIVFTY
- the LOC126190856 gene encoding BTB/POZ domain-containing protein 6-like isoform X2 produces the protein MSSPVFEAMFFGGMPEKDEPIPILDVQPEAFKALLEYIYTDEINLQSFDQACELCYVAKKYMIPHVVEECTKYLWGDLFPKNACRAYEFARLFEEPVLMDKCLRIICSETEAVLREGSFEDIEVSTLETILDQEELSINSELELFEAVQRWAAAECSRRGVDIKSMRSVLGSAIGKIRLLTLTPAEFAEGPALSPLLTKDESFAILMNISSKTATKVTLPESFSTCSVPRKRPAGEDKHIIQLPGEAREGQKYYCLRNISPQPHGYNTSNLDCSVSFTVDRNICVLGVQVPTQICPPPPPFRYDGPQLHESYTEVIYAHLLDSDGSRLTYTHVTSRVSYASLVEITFDRPVYIQRNKIYRVGVVLNKMGRYPMGTGDRRIVCGSVLFNFCVGPDIDSVREGIIKSIVFTY